In a genomic window of bacterium:
- a CDS encoding DUF2283 domain-containing protein, whose protein sequence is MEKRALNFFYDKEGDILDISIGAPQSAISDEIGDDIIIRRHLGTDEIIGFTILNFEHRFEKNKQSYILPVKAQFSIADAVTA, encoded by the coding sequence ATGGAAAAGAGAGCTTTAAATTTCTTTTACGATAAAGAAGGTGATATTTTAGACATTTCCATTGGAGCTCCTCAATCTGCAATTTCTGATGAAATTGGTGACGATATTATTATCCGTCGTCATCTTGGGACTGATGAGATTATAGGGTTTACCATTTTGAATTTTGAGCATCGTTTCGAGAAAAACAAGCAATCTTATATACTGCCTGTAAAAGCTCAATTTTCAATAGCAGATGCGGTTACTGCCTAA